One Malus sylvestris chromosome 14, drMalSylv7.2, whole genome shotgun sequence DNA segment encodes these proteins:
- the LOC126599958 gene encoding protein KINESIN LIGHT CHAIN-RELATED 1-like, which produces MPGLVSVKTPPDSTPPRIAVPDPPPQQSEPAPVSRTPSPQTKKPPSPSPSRSKPSPARSNKHQPASPDPILADASLDNPDLGPFLLKLARDTIASGEGPNKALEYAVRASKSFERCAVEGEPSLDLAMSLHVLAAIYCSLARFEEAVPVLDRAIRVPEVGRGADHALAAFSGHMQLGDTYSMLGQVDRSIECYEEGLKIQIEALGDTDLRVGETCRYLAEAHVQAMQFERAEELCKKTLEIHHAHSEPASLEESADRRLMALICESKGDYESALEHLVLASMAMIANGLENEVAAIDISIGNIYMSLCRFDEAVFSYQKALTVLKASKGDNHPSVASVFVRLADLYHRTGKLRESKSYCENALRIYVKPVPGTTAEEISGGLTEISAIYESMDEPEEALKLLQKAMKLLEGKPGQQSTIAGIEARMGVMFCMLGRYEEARNSFESAVTKLRASGEKKSPFFGVVLNQMGLACVQLFKIDEAAELFEEARRILEQECGPCHQDTLGVYSNLAATYDAMGRVEDAIEILEYVLKLREEKLGIANPDFEDEKRRLSELLKEAGRTRDRKAKSLENLIDPNSTSKKTRKEGTKKWGALSFKQ; this is translated from the exons ATGCCGGGTCTAGTCTCCGTCAAAACCCCGCCCGACTCCACCCCGCCCCGAATCGCGGTGCCGGATCCCCCGCCCCAACAATCCGAACCCGCCCCGGTTTCCAGAACCCCTTCCCCCCAAACCAAAAAACCGCCGTCCCCGTCCCCGTCCCGATCCAAACCCTCGCCCGCCCGTTCCAACAAGCACCAACCCGCTTCCCCGGATCCTATTCTCGCCGATGCCTCCCTAGACAACCCGGATCTCGGCCCGTTTCTGCTCAAGCTGGCCCGGGACACAATCGCCTCCGGCGAGGGTCCGAACAAGGCGCTGGAGTACGCAGTCCGGGCGTCCAAGTCGTTCGAGCGGTGCGCGGTGGAGGGCGAGCCGAGCCTGGACCTGGCCATGAGCTTGCACGTGCTGGCGGCGATTTACTGTAGCTTGGCCCGGTTCGAGGAGGCGGTTCCGGTTCTGGACCGGGCGATTCGGGTGCCAGAGGTTGGAAGAGGTGCGGATCACGCGCTCGCTGCGTTCTCTGGGCACATGCAGCTCGGGGACACGTATTCAATGCTGGGTCAGGTGGACCGGTCCATTGAATGCTATGAGGAGGGATTGAAGATCCAGATCGAGGCCTTGGGCGACACTGATCTGAGAGTTGGCGAGACTTGCAG ATATTTAGCTGAGGCGCATGTCCAAGCAATGCAGTTTGAAAGAGCAGAAGAATTGTGCAAGAAAACTCTTGAAATTCACCATGCTCATAGTGAACCAGCATCTCTTGAAGAGTCAGCTGACCGCCGGCTGATGGCTCTCATATGCGAGTCAAAGGGAGATTATGAATCAGCACTTGAGCACCTTGTCCTCGCCAGCATGGCAATGATTGCAAATGGGCTAGAAAATGAGGTTGCTGCTATTGATATCAGCATAGGTAACATTTATATGTCTCTTTGTCGCTTTGATGAGGCTGTCTTCTCCTATCAGAAGGCACTCACTGTTTTAAAGGCATCAAAGGGCGATAACCACCCTTCTGTTGCCTCTGTCTTTGTACGCCTTGCTGACCTATATCATAGGACTGGAAAGCTCCGAGAGTCCAAATCATACTGTGAGAATGCCCTGAGGATTTATGTGAAACCTGTGCCTGGAACAACGGCAGAAGAGATTTCTGGTGGATTGACTGAaatttcagccatttatgaGTCAATGGATGAGCCCGAGGAGGCACTTAAGTTATTACAGAAGGCGATGAAGTTGTTAGAGGGTAAACCAGGACAGCAAAGCACAATTGCTGGAATAGAAGCACGGATGGGAGTGATGTTTTGCATGCTCGGGAGATATGAAGAAGCAAGGAACTCTTTTGAAAGCGCTGTAACTAAACTTAGAGCTAGTGGAGAGAAGAAGTCGCCCTTCTTTGGGGTTGTATTGAACCAAATGGGTTTGGCTTGTGTTCAATTGTTCAAGATAGATGAGGCTGCTGAGTTGTTTGAAGAAGCGAGACGGATATTAGAACAAGAATGTGGTCCTTGTCATCAGGATACTCTTGGAGTATATAGCAATCTCGCAGCAACCTATGATGCTATGGGGAG AGTTGAAGATGCAATTGAAATTCTGGAGTACGTCCTTAAATTGCGAGAAGAAAAGCTTGGAATTGCAAACCCGGATTTTGAAGATGAGAAGAGAAGGCTATCCGAGCTTCTGAAAGAAGCCGGTAGGACCCGAGACAGAAAGGCAAAGTCACTGGAAAACCTCATTGACCCGAACTCGACCtcgaagaagacaaggaaagagGGGACAAAGAAGTGGGGTGCCTTGAGCTTCAAACAGTGA